One genomic window of Monodelphis domestica isolate mMonDom1 chromosome 1, mMonDom1.pri, whole genome shotgun sequence includes the following:
- the MEAK7 gene encoding MTOR-associated protein MEAK7 has translation MGSKHSRQRPAVPIQFHSEELAEIDGLFAAITGGLETISNGKTKRSFPIPINSEMLQAYAGEALPEKMVVKLYDAMRKTEPNGNIRNPSEYVTKEQFVNLLSQTLKGKVGDKSLVIQKMLNVTPEKMKMYHIKEFTEDLISSVVHVLDFRNELKGWIMNKSEDMTSSVKALAEQLLLPLKQKEKHSGEEKSDWDFDGEGKRSQERYLDCIDGSCIEEWLFKVPQINTFLNMIVRRGFLVLNSQGEFSNFIPECKDAKELKSLLNIPAIIYINSHLPLNLQQSWRLVYSSHIHGLSFTQFCTSIIDKGPCLLVIKDSDGFIFGGFSSHSLELKSQFQGDSRCFLYTISPNIAVYKYSGYNDHYMYLNNGQHTIPNGLGMGGQFEHFGLWIDSDFGKGHSKANPRCSTYNSPQLSANEYFHLEALEVWALGSFVPTRLTKKRSVLDSEKEVHTLLEMIGKRHYSDVRRRSSNLEDESD, from the exons ATGGGGAGCAAGCACTCACGCCAACGACCGGCTGTCCCCATACAGTTTCACTCGGAAGAGCTGGCGGAGATTGACGGATTGTTCGCTGCCATAACAGGGGGCTTGGAGACAATATCCAATGGAAAGACCAAAAGATCTTTTCCAATCCCCATCAATTCAGAAATGTTACAG GCTTATGCTGGGGAAGCTTTACCTGAGAAGATGGTAGTCAAGCTGTATGATGCAATGAGGAAAACTGAACCTAACGGCAATATAAGGAACCCTAGTGAATACGTCACAAAGGAACAGTTTGTGAATTTGTTGTCACAGACATTAAAAGGAAAAGTAGGGGATAAGAGCCTAGTGATCCAGAAAATGCTGAATGTCACTccggaaaaaatgaaaatgtaccaCATCAAAgag TTTACAGAGGATCTGATTAGCTCTGTAGTCCATGTGCTGGATTTCAGAAATGAACTGAAAGGTTGGATTATGAACAAAAGTGAAGATATGACTTCTAGTGTGAAGGCCTTGGCTGAGCAACTGCTCTTACCACTGAAACAAA AAGAAAAGcactctggagaagagaagagtgaTTGGGATTTTGACGGTGAAGGAAAACGAA GCCAAGAGCGATATTTGGATTGCATTGATGGCAGTTGTATTGAGGAATGGCTGTTTAAAGTGCCCCAGATCAACACCTTTTTAAATATGATCGTCAGGCGAGGATTTCTTGTTTTGAATTCTCAAGGAGAGTTTTCCAATTTCATCCCAGAGTGTAAAGATGCCAAAGAATTAAAGAGCCTCCTTAACATTCCTGCCATTATTTACATCAACTCTCACCTGCCTTTAAATTTGCAGCAGTCATGGAGACTGGTCTATTCTTCTCACATTCACGGCCTCAGCTTTACACAATTTTGTACGAGTATTATAGACAAAGGTCCCTGTTTATTAGTGATAAAGGACTCTGATGGCTTTATATTTGGTGGCTTTTCCTCTCATTCATTGGAGCTGAAGAGCCAATTTCAAG GGGACTCTAGATGCTTCCTCTATACCATTTCTCCCAACATTGCAGTGTATAAATACAGTGGATACAATGATCactatatgtatttaaataatggACAACATACTATACCAAATGGATTG GGCATGGGAGGTCAGTTTGAACATTTTGGGCTTTGGATTGATTCTGATTTTGGGAAAGGACACAGCAAAGCAAATCCAAGATGTTCTACTTACAATAGTCCTCAGCTATCAGCCAATGAATACTTTCATTTGGAAGCCTTAGAGGTATGGGCGCTTGGGAGTTTCGTGCCTACCAGG TTAACCAAAAAGAGGAGTGTTCTGGATTCTGAAAAGGAAGTGCACACCCTGTTAGAAATGATTGGGAAAAGACATTACTCTGATGTACGAAGAAGAAGCTCAAATTTAGAAGATGAATCCGATTAA